The window CTGGCCGCCCGAGGAGGCGAGCGGCCGGACGTCGGGCAGCACGTCCAGGTCGCTGTAGACCTCGTCCACCACGTCGAAGTCGCGCAGCCCCTCGACGACCGGGTGGCCGCCGTGCACCCGCACGCCGGTCCAGCCGAGCGGCGGGTGGTGCGACTTCGGCCAGGTCCAGCAGCCGCCCAGCACGCGGGACCAGCCCTGCCAGTCGTCGAAGCAGATGGAGGCGGCGTGCATGGCCAGCAGCCCGCCGCCCCGGTCGAGGTGGTCGAGCAGCGTGGTGCGGGCCTCGGCGGGCAGCTCGAAACGCCACCGCTCACGCAGGTCGGCGAACCGGTCGGACTCCATCCGCCAGCGCAGCGCGTTGACGGTGATGAGCTGCGTCTCCGACGGCTCGCTCAGCGCTCCGGCGATGTCCTCGGTGATCTCCGACTCGATCCCCACCTCCGCGAGCACCTCGGCCAGGGCCGCCGAGGTGGCGTCGAAGTCGTGGAACGGGCCTCCTGACAGGATCAGATTTCTCGCCATCCGCCAAGACCATCACGCCTGCCCCCGGGGCGCCACCCTGTCACAGCACGAACCGTCACATCGGCGACTGTCACATCGGCGACCTACGCAGCGGCACTGTCACATCCGGTGCTGGTGTCCCGTCCATGGTACGGAACGTCCGAACCAAGGAGTGATCATGCGCGTGCTCGTCGCCGGAGCCACCGGAGTCATCGGCCGGCAGCTCGTCCCACTGCTCGCGGCCGTGGGCCACGAGGTGATCGGCCTGTCCCGGGCGCCGGGCACGGCCGTGCCCGGCGCCACGCGGACCGTCGTGGCCGACGCGCTCGACCGTGACGCGACCGTCCGCGCGGTACGGCAGGCCGCCCCCGACGCGGTCGTGCACCTGCTCACCGCCATCCCGAAGGCCATCGACCCGAAACGGATCGACAGGCAGTTCGCGCTCACGAACCGGCTGCGCATCGAGGGCACCCGTACCCTGCTGGAGGCCGCCCCGGGGGCCCGGTTCGTCGCCCAGGGGCTCGCGTACGCCTACCGGCCCGGCGAAGGGCTCGCGGACGAGGACGCGCCGCTGTGGTCGGACCCGCCCCGGCCGTACGGGCCGGTCGTCGCCGCGCTGGCCGAGCTGGAGCGGCAGACCGTCCGGGCCGGCGGGCTGGTGCTGCGCTTCGGCCACCTCACCGGGCCCGGCTCGTTCTACGCGGACGACGGCTCCACGGCCGAGGCCGTCCGCCGGGGCCGGATGCCGGTGGTCGGCGACGGCGGCTCGGTGCTGTCGTTCACCCACGCCCACGACGCCGCCACCGCGATCATCGCCGCCCTCGACAAGGACGTCACCGGCGCGCTCAACGTGGTCGACGACACGCCCGTGCTCATGCGCGACTGGCTGCCCGCCTACGCGCGGCGGCTCGGCGCCCCGGCTCCGCGGCGGGTGCCGGCCCTGCTGGCGCGGCTGGCCGTCGGCCCGTTCGGTGTGGCGTACATGACCAGGCTGCGCGGCGCCGACAACAGCCGGGCGCGGATGCGACTCGACTGGCGGCCCCGCCACGCCGCCATGCTCGACCGGGAGGGATGATCCCAGCGTGGACAGCATGGACAGCGTGGACTTCGAACAGCACCGGCCGACCCTGCTCGGGCTCGCCTACCGGCTGCTGGGCAGCATGTGGGACGCCGAGGACGTCGTCCAGGAGGCCTGGCTGCGCTGGCAGGCCATCGACCACGACGAGATCAGGGACCCGCGGGCGTTCCTCGTGACGGTCGTGTCGCGGCTCGCGCTCGACCAGCTCCGCTCGGCCCGGGTCAGACGCGAGTCCTACACCGGGTCGTGGCTGCCCGAACCCGTCCCCACCGCCGAGGCGGGGCCGCTCGACACGGCCGAGCTGCGCGACACGGTGTCGTACGCGACCCTGCACCTGATGGAACGGCTGTCGCCGCCGGAGCGCGCGGTGTTCGTGCTGCGGGAGGCGTTCGAGTTCCCGTACGACGAGATCGCCCGCGTCGTCGGGGTGTCCGTCGCCAACGCCCGCCAGCTCCACCGGCGCGCCTCGTTGCGGCTGGCCGACGGCCGCGACAGGTTCCAGCCGACGGAGGAGGAGCACACCAGGCTGCTGATGCGGTTCATCGAGGCGGCGGCGGGCGGCGACCTCGGCGCGCTGGCCGAGATCCTGCACGAGGACGTCGTCATCTGGAGCGACGGCGGTGGCAAGGTGCGGGCCGCGCTGCGGCCGATCCTGGGCCGGCGCAAGGCGGTGTCGTTCATCGACGCGGTGGTCTCCCAGCACGGCTCCGAGGGCGTCGTCACGGAGGTCAACGGCCTGCCGGCGGTGTGGAGCGTCAGCGGCGGCCACCCGCAGCTCACCGCCTTCGCGGTCCGCGACGGCCGCATCAGCGAGATCTTCATCGTGCGCAATCCGGACAAGCTGCGGCGGGTGGCGCCGGCGGACCTATAGTCGCCTCATGGATCTCGGCATCACGGGCAAGGTTGCACTCGTCACCGGCGGCAGCGCGGGCATCGGCCTCGCCGCCGCCAAGAGCCTGGCACGGGAGGGGTGCGACGTGTGCGTGAGCGCCCGCGACCCCGAACGGCTGGCCGACGCGGTGGTGGAGCTGCAGGAGTTCGGCGGCGTGGTGCACGCGGTGCTGGCCGACGTGGAGGACCCGGAGGCGGCGGCGCGCGTGGCCGCCGAGACCCGCGAGATCCTGGGGCCCGTCGACATCCTGGTGGCCAACGCGGGCGGGCCGCCCGCCGGCCGTTTCGTCGACATGGGCGCGGCCGAGTGGGACGTGGCCGTCCAGCGCAACCTGCTGGGCACGGTCCGGCTGATCCACGCCGTGCTGCCGGAGATGCGCTCGCGCGGCTGGGGCCGCATCGTCACGATCACCAGCAAGTCGGCCCGCGAGGCGATCGACGGGCTGGCCCTGTCCAACGCGACCCGCCCCGCCGTCGCCGGGATCGTGCGGACGCTGGCCCGCGAGGTGGGCGGCGACGGGGTGCTGGTCACCAACGTGATGCCGGGGCCGATCGACACCGGCCGGCTGCGCGCGCTGTCGGGCGGGGCGGAGGGCCTGGCGGCGCGCGGCGACCGGGTGCCCGTCGGCCGGGTCGGGCGGCCGGAGGAGGTCGGCGACGTGGTCGCGTTCCTGGCCAGCGAGCGGGCCTCGTTCGTCAACGGGGTGTCGCTGCTGGTCGACGGCGGGGAGGCGCACGTCATCGCCTGAGCGGCGGGCCGGAGCCCGCCGCCGGCGGACCGGCAGGGCCCGGACGCATGACATGCTTCCCTTGAGGGACCTCGTGGGGAAGGCAGTGCCATGGAAAAGCCGGTCATCGTGACGGTGGACGACGACCCGGGCGTGTCGCGGGCGGTGGCCCGCGATCTGAGACGTCGTTACGGCCAGCACTACAGGATCGTCCGTGCCGAGGCCGCGGACCAGGGGATCGACGCCGTCAAGGAGATGCGGCTGCGCGGCGACGAGGTGGCCGCGATCCTCGCCGACTACCGCATGCCGCAGATGAACGGCGTGCAGTTCCTCGAAGCCGCGATGGACATGTACCCCTACGCGCGCCGCGTGCTGCTGACCGCCTACGCCGACACCGACGCCGCCATCCAGGCGATCAACGTGGTCGACCTCGACCACTACCTGCTCAAGCCGTGGGACCCGCCGGAGGAGAAGTTCTACCCGGTGATCGACGACCAGCTCGACGCCTGGCAGCGCACCGAGCGGATCGAGGTGGCGGAGCTGCGGGTGGTGGGCGACCGCTGGTCGGCGCCCTCCTACCGGGTGCGCGACTTCCTGGCCCGCAACCACGTGCCCTACCAGTGGATGCTGGCCGAGGACCCGGAGGGCGCCCAGCTCGTCGCTGCCGTGGGAGAGCAGTGCCACCTGCCGCTGGTGATCACCTCCGAAGGGGTGTCGCTGCAGGCGCCCGACCAGTCCACGCTCGCCTCGGCCGTGGGGCTGTCGACCACGCCGGCCACCGACTTCTACGACCTCATCGTGGTCGGCGGGGGGCCGGCCGGGCTGGGCGCGGCGGTCTACGGAGCCTCCGAGGGGCTCAACACGGTGCTGGTCGAGGCGCAGGCCTCCGGCGGGCAGGCGGGCCAGAGCTCCCGGATCGAGAACTACCTGGGCTTCCCCGACGGCGTCTCCGGCCAGCAGCTCGCCGACCGGGCGCGCAGGCAGGCGCTGAAGTTCGGTGCCGAGCTGCTGAGCGCGCGAAAGGTGACCCACCTGGAGCCGCGCGGACAGGCTCGGGTGGTGGGCTTCAAGGACGGGGGCGAGATCGCGGCGCACGCGGTGATCCTGGCGACCGGGGTGACCTACCGCCGTCTGGACGCGCCCGGCCTGGACGACTTCGTCGGCCGGGGCGTCTACTACGGAGCCGCGCTGACCGAGGCGCCGGCCTGTCGCGACGCCGAGGTGTACGTCGTCGGGGCGGCCAACTCGGCGGGCCAGGCGGCGGTTTACCTGGCGGGATTCGCGAGCAAGGTCCATTTGTTGGTCAGAGGTGACGGTTTGGAGAGATCCATGTCGCACTACCTCATCGAGCAGATCCAGGCGATCCCCACCATCGAGGTGCACGTCCAGACGCACGTCTCGGGCGGGGCGGGCGACGGTCACCTGGAGCGGCTCACGCTCAGCACCAAGGGCGAGGAGCGCACGGTCGACGCGCAGTGGCTGTTCGTGTTCATCGGCGCCGAG is drawn from Nonomuraea muscovyensis and contains these coding sequences:
- a CDS encoding FAD-dependent oxidoreductase, whose translation is MEKPVIVTVDDDPGVSRAVARDLRRRYGQHYRIVRAEAADQGIDAVKEMRLRGDEVAAILADYRMPQMNGVQFLEAAMDMYPYARRVLLTAYADTDAAIQAINVVDLDHYLLKPWDPPEEKFYPVIDDQLDAWQRTERIEVAELRVVGDRWSAPSYRVRDFLARNHVPYQWMLAEDPEGAQLVAAVGEQCHLPLVITSEGVSLQAPDQSTLASAVGLSTTPATDFYDLIVVGGGPAGLGAAVYGASEGLNTVLVEAQASGGQAGQSSRIENYLGFPDGVSGQQLADRARRQALKFGAELLSARKVTHLEPRGQARVVGFKDGGEIAAHAVILATGVTYRRLDAPGLDDFVGRGVYYGAALTEAPACRDAEVYVVGAANSAGQAAVYLAGFASKVHLLVRGDGLERSMSHYLIEQIQAIPTIEVHVQTHVSGGAGDGHLERLTLSTKGEERTVDAQWLFVFIGAEPYTSWLDETVERDAKGFVLTGPDLLQGGRRPRNWPLRREPYYLETNVPGVLAAGDVRAESIKRVASAVGEGAMAVALVHRYLEKQ
- a CDS encoding NAD-dependent epimerase/dehydratase family protein; the protein is MRVLVAGATGVIGRQLVPLLAAVGHEVIGLSRAPGTAVPGATRTVVADALDRDATVRAVRQAAPDAVVHLLTAIPKAIDPKRIDRQFALTNRLRIEGTRTLLEAAPGARFVAQGLAYAYRPGEGLADEDAPLWSDPPRPYGPVVAALAELERQTVRAGGLVLRFGHLTGPGSFYADDGSTAEAVRRGRMPVVGDGGSVLSFTHAHDAATAIIAALDKDVTGALNVVDDTPVLMRDWLPAYARRLGAPAPRRVPALLARLAVGPFGVAYMTRLRGADNSRARMRLDWRPRHAAMLDREG
- a CDS encoding ThuA domain-containing protein, with the translated sequence MARNLILSGGPFHDFDATSAALAEVLAEVGIESEITEDIAGALSEPSETQLITVNALRWRMESDRFADLRERWRFELPAEARTTLLDHLDRGGGLLAMHAASICFDDWQGWSRVLGGCWTWPKSHHPPLGWTGVRVHGGHPVVEGLRDFDVVDEVYSDLDVLPDVRPLASSGGQPLVWARPVRRGRVLYDALGHDTRSYDNEIHRTLLQRAALWLLKRPVAVRD
- a CDS encoding SDR family NAD(P)-dependent oxidoreductase, whose amino-acid sequence is MDLGITGKVALVTGGSAGIGLAAAKSLAREGCDVCVSARDPERLADAVVELQEFGGVVHAVLADVEDPEAAARVAAETREILGPVDILVANAGGPPAGRFVDMGAAEWDVAVQRNLLGTVRLIHAVLPEMRSRGWGRIVTITSKSAREAIDGLALSNATRPAVAGIVRTLAREVGGDGVLVTNVMPGPIDTGRLRALSGGAEGLAARGDRVPVGRVGRPEEVGDVVAFLASERASFVNGVSLLVDGGEAHVIA
- a CDS encoding RNA polymerase sigma-70 factor, with protein sequence MDSVDFEQHRPTLLGLAYRLLGSMWDAEDVVQEAWLRWQAIDHDEIRDPRAFLVTVVSRLALDQLRSARVRRESYTGSWLPEPVPTAEAGPLDTAELRDTVSYATLHLMERLSPPERAVFVLREAFEFPYDEIARVVGVSVANARQLHRRASLRLADGRDRFQPTEEEHTRLLMRFIEAAAGGDLGALAEILHEDVVIWSDGGGKVRAALRPILGRRKAVSFIDAVVSQHGSEGVVTEVNGLPAVWSVSGGHPQLTAFAVRDGRISEIFIVRNPDKLRRVAPADL